The Hydractinia symbiolongicarpus strain clone_291-10 chromosome 2, HSymV2.1, whole genome shotgun sequence genomic sequence aagtttacatctgtgacggagcaacgtgaaatcccagggtcgattttttctcaaaaaatgctccgaaagaaaaaaacgacggttttaaagaatttcctacgccttcgggcgcgaaaattcaaaaaagaaaaaaaaagtaaaaatagttaccaagatgagattcgaacacacgacgactcccgtgtcggtgctcagagaggcaaaaatttccattcttgtaggacacatttgcgttttaatacaagctcacgagcttgtaacaagTCAAAATAATTGAATTTCTTAATTATGAGTTTGGGTCTGTACGGCcaactgtttttttaatattttggattggaATCTTACgatagatatacaatataccgaAATGATTCAAGCTTTTATGTTTCTCTTTGTGTTGTTAACTGTTGATTTACACAGACTGCATAGATTGTCTCTGATTTGGGTATGATGCATTGCAAACTCTTCATTGTGGAAATTCTGTGATAACCTTTTTGTATGACTTAAGGAAATATGTTGGTATTTTTTTTCATGGCATTGCTGCATCGGTATATGTTACATCGGTATATGTTTCAACAATGTATGTTGCATCGGTATATGTTGCTTGGATATATGTTGCTTGGATATATGTTGCTTGGATATATGTTGCTTGGATATATGTTGTTTAAATATATGTTGCTTGAATATATGTTGCTTGGATATATGTTGCTTGGATACATGTTGCTTGGATATAAGTTGTTTGGATATATGTTGCATTGGTATATCTTGCATTGCCATACTGCATCTTTATTAATACAAACTTCATAAAGCCTACATTGATAGCGTTACCAGTGTAACTCAAGCAATAAAAAAGTAGGTACTGAAAATATTGTGATGAGTAGCTATTTACttccaaaaataaataagtccaAACTGTAGAGGGATTTTGTACGCCAACCTCTCCAGgccttttctttaatttttttatatttaatgttttttttacttttaatatcGCTTTCCTTGCGTAGACATTTTGTTAGTGCAGTTGATTTAGACATTATGTTTGTATTTAGGTTTAGATACTAACTACCAATTACAGTAAAATACCTCATGTTTAAGCGAATTGACAAAATGGCAAAAGTACAAAAAGGATCATAAAATATCGAAACATATCATTTAAAAttgaatgaaaaagaaaaattatcaacaaaaaaGGCATAGATTTAGATTATCTACGAACACCTAGACGATACTTGCTACACATGGGTCGTAAATGCAAGTCTCAGAACATCCCTGTGTCATCCTCTCTTTTGGATAATAGTTTCCTTGCTTAATATATTAATATACTCCTTTCCCTTAAACGTTACCATAAAAAAGCCTTTCATGCATTTCTCGTCTCCTTGGTTTACTATTCGTTCAGTCACATGAACTGTACGTCCATGATATTCACTGGATTGTAGAAAATAGAAATTTACTTTTGCAAATCTTTCATTTTTTCCTTTCATTGAACACAATCAGCAACCCTTCACAAATggttgtatttctttttcagAAATTATTGGGATTAGCGTATCATCTTTTATGCTTTCTTCCACTCGTTTGTTAGAGAGGAAAAGAGAAAGAAGAAATTCTTGCGCATTGCGAAAatccttttaaaaacttttgaatGACACTTCAATGTTTAATTTAAACAGACGAATACATTTTAGAGTTTCGAGGAATTAAAAGCATACATTCCcttttatctgtttttttaGCTGAAGGAAAGAATGTCACGGATGAAATGACTGACCCTTGGAAAGAAACCACGCTCACTTATGCGGAGGGCTGCTAGCCATGGATGGTTAAATATGGAGTAAAGCAAGGCgtcaaaacaaaattaacaaaatatttaagcGCTTTACAACTGTAGAAATTGCGACAACATttctaataaaaacgaccttaGAATTTTTTGTGGTGTTTGATAAAAAGCTGTAATTGGGAGTTCATAGGAGAGACGTAAAGCCTAGTGTGTTTAACCCAAATAATTATTCGTCTATTatggaattaaaataaaaattcaaccaATAGAAGtccagtttttttttcttgtctcaACGCTTAAGAAACATTTCTACACAAAGCAAACAGCCCCAACATGTCTTCTTGGCAAACAGACGTTATATAACTGGTATCATTTTACTGGTTTGTCTATTTCTCAATACTAGAATTATGTTATTGATGAAAATTATTGTATGAATCAGGTATTAACCTGCGTAGCTACGTTGAAGTATAGTTAGCCTCAATTTAATCTAAGAATTACTTCAATACCCATTATTTTGAAATCTGTAGTAAAGAAAGACGCTCCGTAGTCTAACTATccgtcattaacatagaaaattCATCTTCATCAGGGACGTTTAAAACCATTTCATTCAATTGAATCACCGTTAAAGAATTGATTAATTTGACAATCTCTTGTAAATATAGTATTTTGTTTGTATGTCCGATCATTTAATCAACACTTGTCAATAGCTCTAATAAGAATGCATgaaaattttttactttcttttttgttcagGTGCAGCATAATGTATGTTTTCGTGCATATCTatcattacaagctcgtgagcttgtattaaaacgcaaatatgtcctacaagaatggaaatttttgcctctctgagcaccgacacgggagttgtcgtgtgttcgaatcacaacttggtaactatttttcttttttttttccttttttttttttttaaagataagaAAAGGGTTCAAAAGccttatttaactaactggtaaagtaaaggtgtttgcaccaaacttttcaaaagtgaatgtaggcagaattaactgaattactgaatttagcaaattttaggtagggtttgtggtctttctttttcctgggttcacccaagacggacccatcgaaaattaaaatatcgAGGAATTTTtcgttcaagaagatctcacaaatcaattgtGAAATATTACTGCGtagtattattgcgtatctgaatagtaaaatatgtcgtgcctaacttcgtaacaaaaatcacaatttgatagacagctttttgtaaactttattcgcgaggttgtttgcgtatatcatacgtcttgtttctgTTGATTATAGTTAAGCATACATTCCTCCAAGAGTTAAGACAATAATTTCAGATCTGTTACTCAAAGTTTTCGTCTTAGATTGCGTACCTTACAATGCGTTgatattgtttttcttcttaGATTGCGTACCTTACAATGCGTTGATATTGTTTTTTGAGGctgttttataaatttgtagCTTTTTTATAAATCTTAATAAAATTTTGCAGTAAACAATTTACAAAGGGTAGCACTGACCATTGACGTCAAgacataaaaaatgttgaacTTCGACAGTTGTTATTTACTTTCCTTTTATTTTCTCACAGTTATTTCGAAATGTATGGTTGACAAGAATACACAAGTACTCTTTGTAgtctttattaaaattttgcagTAAACAATTTACAACTGACCATTGACGTCAAgacataaaaaatgttgaacTTAGACAGTTGTTATTTACTTTCACTTTATTTTCTCACAGTTATTTCGAAATGTATGGCTGACAAGAATACACACAAATACTCATATTGCAGGATCATTATTTGGTATTGTTGGGTCTGTGAAACTTGCcccaaatttaactttttttattctgttttaaaagataatttttgaTGGACATTTTGCAGTGGTAATTGATAAATATACTTACACACACACTATTAAATccctttaaatttcattttcgCTAAATGGGCAAGAAGATAAAATAAAAGGTTAAATTTTTCATActaaaaagtttatatataaaataggaCTCATCttttaagaaataaactttCCAAGCATATAAGCAGACACTGTTGGTACTttgttaaaggagaggcgaacaaaaaactACTTCGTGGCAgcctgaaaataaattttaagcgagagaaaaaatattatagatttctaaatcctaaaatctactaagataactactataataacaaataaggAACTATATTTCATAACTAAGTATCTGTATATCTTccaaacaacatttttacaaaatattcaTGGCTATACAGGaagaaaataagtaggttttggatgtacttaccagtgaacattaaaaataagatcTTTCACTGAAaataaccaagaatattttacttactataataataacattttataaccttcgtttaaacttctctGAACTTAAGAAATATCTGTCAAGATTAACAACAATATTTGAAACATATtccaatgttttttaatttaggcaCCCGTTTGACAAATGTAAAAATACTGAATCATAAAAAAATCAGCACTCACAAAGATGTaaccaaatttatttttaacactGTTTTAGGTTTAGTGTGATGTCGTTCTGCAAAGTTTTACATGAAATTTATGTGAAAAACATTTAtgtgaaaaacaacaaatttttataaccttaatttcaatataaaacattcttagttttttttgttatgatggctgcaacatgtaaattgatttattataGAGCGAAGTATGCACGtcggtctggtctttaaaatcaacaaagtCATCATAAACTTTTATTCCGCAGCCGTGCCGTGAGCAGTTCGCCTCTCCATTAGTAAACAAGActttaattttcttaatttttctatcTTTTATTTAATACGTTACAAAAGAGCAATTTCTAGAACCTTCATCACAGCCTTCATTATAGCGATCAGACCACATAATCACTACCCACACAACAATGTGTGGAATGCTTTACGATTTTTTAGGTTATTCTTCCGTTGCAGCCTCAATAATTTCAAAACTGTCTGTACATCTGAAATGGTTAATTGTGCAAATGCTTAACTTGCGTAACAACTGTCAAGAAGGCGTTTCCTACGAAAATAAATCTGctataaaaaaagtaagaatGGCTTGACCTTGTTCTCGTAGTTTGATTTTCGTATAATACTATTCTTTCTAATTTATCGTAGAATAACATCCTAGAGGATGATTATATGAAGTGAATTTATGTTCCATATTGTTGTGAAAAGTGCAGCTGTTTATATCAAGTTTCACTTTAGGTTGAATTTAATTACAGGACCAAATCTGTACAGGACCGAATATTTTGTGTTCCTGACTTTCACGCATGCGCACTGATCAAAAAGCTCATTTTACTTCAAAGTGAACTGTTTACATTAAAATTTCCCATTAGTTTGAGAATTTACTTCGTGAATTTGACGAAAGTGAATAGCCACCCGTAGTGGGTTTCATGTCTCTCAAAGtgtaaacatttctgaaaaacacACTGTAAATCGAAGTCGATCAAACTGGTTTATGTTCATATTCTGTTTTATTTAGAAAGTCTCCTAAAATCTAACGGTTGACACGTGAAGATTGATAAACACTGACTATTGACGTCAagacataaaaaatgttaaactcAGACAGTTGTTATTTACTTTCACTTCATTTCATCACAGTTATTTCGAAATGTATGGTTGAAAATACACAAGTACTCTTTGTAGTCTTCTTATCCTGGATAATTGCAATACTCGAATACATCTGTTTAAACGTCATTCTTAGCAAATGAGATATTATTGTTAAGAAAATGAAAAGGATTAACGAGagtagaatttttaaatttagtgaaGCCCTGTGTAGTATAATATTAATACCTCACTGAATGAATTAGGGCATAGACCgaacaaaaataagaattatAAGAAATCAATCTCGACCTCCGATCtcattgtctcttttttttaacgggacggcgagacgaaatattttttctttcttgccgtcccttatatcaaaaagagaaaaaaaagaccTGAGATCGAGGTTGATGTGAAATATCATTCGAATTTATAATATAATCTTTAGAAAATGAATTGCCACCcgtagttatttttttgtctctcAAGATGATGAAAAGTCATGTAAATATTTCTAAGAAACAAACTGGTGTATGGACACCTTGTGTTTCATGTTAATGTTCTCCTCAAAATTAGTGGTTGACACGAGAAGATCGATAAAGATCTATCATACATGATGACCTCATACAGTGGCCAGTAATTAATTGCttactttcatttttaattgCTTACTGACGAAAGAATATAAACTCATCTATatcaataaaaatacaaaaccatAAAACAGACAtaagttgttttgcaattaACAAAGTTCTAAAGACAGCACTTAACAATAGTGATTGACGTCAAGACGCTATTCTTAGCAAATGAGATATTACTAAGTGAGATATCatgtcaggaaaataaaaagaattgaCATAactacgatttttaaatttagtgaaGTCCTGTGCAGTATAATATTAATACCTcacttaataaattttaaattcataGTATAATCTTCATACTTTAGTCTTAAGCCAGTCGAAAATCCACGTGAATTTACCAGGCAAAAAATTTGCAGAAAATCTTTATCTGTGGCTTGTCGCAGCTACCATCTTTGTTGTGTAGATAAACAATGACCGGTAAAAAAAGTTATGACGTCAGTAACGATATTCCATgacggaaacatttttaaacttttaactgTTGTTAAAAGGTGAGAATAACATAGGGCGTTACTGTAATAGATGCTCACATAGTTTTAGGTGAAATTGAACTTACTGATTTCATTTAATCCAAAGGTTcaacaaaaagtaatttaatttcTCTTACGGAACTTTCATGCAAACacaataaacaaagaaatcttATTGCGCATGTGCACAAGCATATGAACTGTCGCGCAATGCTACCGCGCATGCTTACGTAATTACAACTCTTATTTGTTAGCCTATAGCGCATGCGCAGTTTGGACAACACCAGGATGAAAAACTCATGTAAACACGACGCCTTCTCATTGCGTTTTGAAACCTCGTAAAGGCTAGACACTTAAGAAGTtcagttttaacaaaaacagaCGGAAGATTGAAAGATTGATTTAAATTGAAAGACGGTTTTACTGATTGTTGAAGGTAATGtaagtaaacaaaatatttttgttactcTCTACTGTACCACTCTATAAAAGAAACGGAAAAAGTTTGATGTTTCCCCTTTCAAAGAAATACGCGACGTTTTGTTATTACACGCTTTTTACTTGTGTAAGAACTATACTTCATATCTCAAATGTAAATATTCTAAATACTTGAATACTTCTAAATAATTGAAATACTTTTAGTTTAGCACGTTTGTTGGTTGAAAATATTTGTGCTCGTAACTTGTTTTGAATCCTCAttcaaatgaaatattttttcaacctCAATTTCTAAATATTCACGTACGTAACACGgtctaaaaaaatgtataatacaATATGGTACTGtcttcaaaaaagttttaaaaggtaacaaaatattatttcacaaaATGTTTATCAAGAATTTCGTTTTGTGTAATGTTTTATATTcttctttttcaactttttgttactttgttttgttttcatcaaTCACGAGAACTTCAATTGttgttgtaaaagttaaaaacaaaagagaaaaagTTTAAAGACACAAGTTTCGAAATAAACTTACTCTCCGATTTGCCTGACATTTTTAGCTTTAACACCTTGAAAACATATAATGTCCAACTTTTTAGCAGAATCACACTTGAGTTCCTATTAGCAAAAAAACCAAGACATGTCTTAATTTGGTTGGAATTaatatatttcaaaactttgtttttaaattatcctgcTTATTTTGGCCACACTACAATTTTCATGCAGCTGAGTTATATATGATTCAGTTTACATAGCTCATTGAGTAgggttgcaattttttttatcacaaaaacgAGGCTGGAAATGGCTAAATAATAACAAAGAATTAGGGAAAAGTTTAAactgatatttttattattccgtTCTTctaggaaaaatataaaaaaacatcggAAAATATATACTATGGAGTATTGttggcaaattattttttttgtatttaggaAACTTGTAGTCTTGTAAGTCTTGTTATAAATTAAACAATTCTCATTTTGAGCAACTAGAACGAATTTGGTTATTACTGCTTTTGTTGcattacaaaaacagaaatcgACACATTTGTTTTAGTTGCTTGTTTGTTGTAACTTTTAAGTAGctagtaaatattttttggttaaacaccaaaaaaaactgctttttatctagaaaatgttttaaaagcaaCCTATATAAATAAAGTGTTCTAATTAAATTTTGCCGAGATATGAAAGTACAAAGTGCAAACGTCTTAAATGTCTCATGACATACTTTACATAGTAAACAAATGTgtgaaaatatttacatttcaaacaaaaaagtcaACAAACACATTTTGGTTGCTATGTAACTATAGTATGTGTAGACGTATAAACAGTTTGaagttttcttaattttttttaaaactatttattaAAACAGTATTAGCAGTAACCATGGAGATATATAAAGACAAAGCGCCATAACGCGATAATTGCTACTCAAAATCCCAATGGTTAAACAAAGAGAAGAGGGTGCGGTACTGGGtcccttatttttttaaatacttccaacaaaatacctaatcacttattatttatattttacaagAGGAATCTCAACAATTATACctttaaagaattaaaaaaaataattagcagTTTCATAGAATTCTTCCAGAGTTATTATATCAATATGATGTAACAAGACAATGTCACATGCAATATATTCTTAGTCAATAATTGCATTTTTATTGAATTGTGTCAGGCAAGTTTCTGTGCATTACAACTAGCCcatttaattaaattaacaaCTAGTCTATCACATAAGAGCATATATATCTAAACCAGtttaatttgtatttttctACTTATGATTTCAACTGTTCACATTGCTTTTCTCTTTTGTAGATCCTGTGAAAAAGATGTCTGCTTGCAGGTAAATGACTAatattttgctaaaatttttagtattttgaGCAATATTTGCTacgtgtaatttttattttgttaacaatttttttaagtgaccGGTTTATAATAAGGCCAATACTAGgaactttaaaataattagcTTATTCATCCTCTGTGAAGAGCATGAGATTAATGTACGTTATAATCGCACTTTCTTtgacaaaactttaaaaaaaaacattgactgCAAATTCAAGTTGTCATATAATTTATGTATTTGATACGttgaattttaaattgaagaaaTATAACCAGCACACTCAATCTATACATGGTAAATataccttttattggactgcataAGCAACATTTGGTACTATAATCGAGGAAATATCAAGAACCCTGGACAAGGTTGTTTCCTTAATAGATCCCATCGGGgtggtaaaaaaagttttttataagaaaacgtGAACGAATTTAAGTCAATTTATACTTTGTAACATTTAGCGCGTTAATCACACAATGTTATTAAGGAGGATAGGTAAATTTTGAGTCGTGTGGGTAGTTGCAACGGAGAGAATTGCTAAATTGAACATGTAATTTGTGCTCAAACatagctgaaaaaaaaaaataaaaacatcacaCATAGGTTAGCTAGCTACCCATGGAGATtgaagctaacattagctacaATGCACAAATAGCTAACTggctattttttatttcataatataacgcagtaaaataaaaaagtgtgctacgaaataaaaaactttttcactTTTCGCACTTTTTTAAGGCAAAGagagctttaatttttttcgtgTGTGTCGTGGATAACACTGTTCCAAAGTCAGCCGTTAaaattatttcagcaaatcaagttgcgTCATTTTAATCACGTAatttaaacaaagtaaacccgcggTATTTTTACACGCGAAATGGCCAAACAAAATTGCGGtgatgaacacatccactatgcCTGTCACACACACTTtccattataatatagataaaattaCTAAGGATTTATGGCATAATTTTTGATAttgcaataatttttgaaaaagtaaTCTTTGTTGAGGCTTATAACCAATTATAcatttaatttttagtttttggatGTATAAAGACAGAGGAAATATGATTGTTAAATTTCTTAATGGAGGCTTCCAAAGGGTGcaaagaattaatataaaacgGGAAGGAGATGATGCAATGATAGAATTGCAAGAAACAGATTACCATGAAGAAAGAAAAGACAATAAACTGGTATTGACGATGTACAGAGGAGCTATCCAATGTATTGCACAGCTTGCCATAGCACTGCTTGATATGGAAGGAAAGCAAAAATTATTTGTAGTTGACAGTAAGTAATCAAATTAGAATTAAATTAGTGCTTTTTTAACATATGCACTTAACCCTTTCTTATCATTTCTGTCTTTAATATTTGTAGATGTCAACATTGCCTGTGCTCACAAGTATaccaacaaagaaagtaaattttCCCTCCATACACATAATAGTGACAAAGTTGCAGCATATATTAAGTCAATTATCAGCAAACCTCTTATCGAAACTAACATTCAGCTCTTCTGTTGTGGAGAAGTACATGAAAAAAGTAGAAGCGAATACTTAAAATTTTCAAGAAATTATGTAAATGAAAACTGCACATCCAACAATGATTTTCTGAAAGAAGCTCTTCTATTTCCACCACCAATTGTAAATGAAGAGATTTCCAGCTTTGCATTTCGACTAAAGTCAATTCTAAGCGAAATTGGTCACGTGTTTGTGATTTTCACACATTACAATACCATGGACAatctaaaatttttgaatttaaataCTGATGCTGATGATGCTCCAGAATTCAAACATAGAATTTTACTACTTCATCCAACTGGAAATACCTTCGTCAATATAAGATACACTGAATCTACCAGTGCGTCAATCGTTCAAGAAGAATTTCAAAAAGGTGAGGTAGATATCACACATTTGTTTGCAATCAATCGACAATTTATATCGGATAGTAAATCCAGATTTATAAATGTCGTAGCTGCACCAAATTTTCAAAACATAGAGAACATTGACGTCTGTGCAAATTGTCAATTGTTAGATCAGTCTATTTTCCCAGACAACACAGAGGTTCGAAATTTCCTTCTTTTTCTTGGATTATCAAGACAGGATCTTGATCAGAAAAGCAAAGAGCAGTATATGAACATTGTAGGTCAAGCAATGTGTTTCATGGCTACCATGGAGACTATAAACACTGTTCCAACAATCAAAGATGACATTCATGAGAAAGTAAGTACTGTCCTGTTGTCGTCAGAacaattacatattttttttgacgaatctaaaaagaaaattattgttGGACCATTGGGAAGTGGTAAATCGCTTCTTGCTTTATCTCATCTAAAACATCTTTACTATTGTTGTGGAGGAAAATGTATAATATATTATGTTATATGGAGTGACAAAACAATACTGCTGAAAGCTGTCGAAGAATTCGTCTCAAAATTTCAATGCAACAGAAATATCACTTTGAAAGTAATAAATATGATTGAATTGGCAAAAGAGCTCAATCTCTCTAAACTTCCAACAGTATCACAATTATTACTGTTGCTGCTAAGAAAACATGGTGCCATGCCTTTTCATTTTATAAGTGACGAAGTAGATGGTGAGATGTTTGACAATCAAGAAGCTTTATCGTTAAAGCAGATTTTAGAAAGGGAAGAAGCTTTACAAAATTCTCTGATCGTGCTGTTTCTGCAGTCTTTGGAAAAGCACAGGAGATTGGTTAAATCTGGAAAATCAAAAGACCATGATAAATACAAATACGAAGAAACTGGTATGCGTGTGTTTCATCTCAATAAAGGAATGCGAACAacgaagaaaatttttaactttttagtaGAATTTGAGAAGCGAATTTCCGGAATTGAATCAGTTATCAAACACCCTGTTAAAGGCAGTGCTTGTATAACATCAATCAAGAAATCTGCAGCGACAAGTTCTGTCAAAAAATTAACTCGTTTTAGTGTCCAAGAAGTCGAACGAAAACTTGAAGAAAGTAAagagaattttgaaaaaaagccaATGGATATAGAGGAAATTGCAGCTATCTCCAAATACCCAGATGTCTCTGATGATATCAAAACCTTGACCAAAGTGAAATGCAACTCTGCGCAAGAAGTTGGACATAACATTGTAGGTACAAAGCCCATACTGATACATCTTAATTATGAAAatgaaacagaagaaaaaagtatTGTCATGTTAGCTCTCTCGTTGGAATACTACCTAGATCGTGTTAATATTAAACGTTTGTTTTTTCATAACACTGTGGAACAAATGATCACGTTTCGAAGGGTTC encodes the following:
- the LOC130629411 gene encoding uncharacterized protein LOC130629411; this encodes MSACSFWMYKDRGNMIVKFLNGGFQRVQRINIKREGDDAMIELQETDYHEERKDNKLVLTMYRGAIQCIAQLAIALLDMEGKQKLFVVDNVNIACAHKYTNKESKFSLHTHNSDKVAAYIKSIISKPLIETNIQLFCCGEVHEKSRSEYLKFSRNYVNENCTSNNDFLKEALLFPPPIVNEEISSFAFRLKSILSEIGHVFVIFTHYNTMDNLKFLNLNTDADDAPEFKHRILLLHPTGNTFVNIRYTESTSASIVQEEFQKGEVDITHLFAINRQFISDSKSRFINVVAAPNFQNIENIDVCANCQLLDQSIFPDNTEVRNFLLFLGLSRQDLDQKSKEQYMNIVGQAMCFMATMETINTVPTIKDDIHEKVSTVLLSSEQLHIFFDESKKKIIVGPLGSGKSLLALSHLKHLYYCCGGKCIIYYVIWSDKTILLKAVEEFVSKFQCNRNITLKVINMIELAKELNLSKLPTVSQLLLLLLRKHGAMPFHFISDEVDGEMFDNQEALSLKQILEREEALQNSLIVLFLQSLEKHRRLVKSGKSKDHDKYKYEETGMRVFHLNKGMRTTKKIFNFLVEFEKRISGIESVIKHPVKGSACITSIKKSAATSSVKKLTRFSVQEVERKLEESKENFEKKPMDIEEIAAISKYPDVSDDIKTLTKVKCNSAQEVGHNIVGTKPILIHLNYENETEEKSIVMLALSLEYYLDRVNIKRLFFHNTVEQMITFRRVLDLIRKKYFVYNKQTEWTIIDHNNEVTNFPKNKGYDLITNLEGSRGTEFCETVCCIDVNDTMLRHKTLEGMSRVTERLIIVSTCNIQSATTNSSTGHIIKDLLPEYLNEVSVECCRNSNENYIKTQVNDQKSIGYVNTNSRRYKDLMERIKKIEYEKDESDKPDFAQIIRTSFQPPTINASCIFTNDNSCTISWNDEGYGYVIEMENDRSQWQNVEGMTTHGRCVINNLVVGKTYKFRVAASNNFGESEIILSYPHSVVTFQDIVKIIRSNDIEKLKNLLSIHPNIVHMRDEDENTPLMWTVWNTDNTSMVEILISYGSDVWAEDRFKQNSYHSAAYRDRHTILDMLCRHDVTNINREDVHKCTPLHVAALFGHISCVDVLLRHENIDVTIKDKYGRTAYDYAGELKNEQNREIIRRKIKEYEDGKRK